A region from the Lycium barbarum isolate Lr01 chromosome 8, ASM1917538v2, whole genome shotgun sequence genome encodes:
- the LOC132605801 gene encoding omega-3 fatty acid desaturase, endoplasmic reticulum-like isoform X1 encodes MLDKLDYILRKISQKNLLYSFHTSLTNLRIRMGSLGVNFGSPKEEMELEFDPSALPPFKLSEIRAAIPKHCWVKNPWKSLSYVLRDIVIVFALVALAVFLDSWKFWPVYWVLQGTMFWAIFVLGHDCGHGSFSDSAFLNSVVGHILHSSILVPYHGWRISHKTHHQNHGNVEADESWVPMSEKLYKELDFVTKFFRFKIPFPLLAYPAYLISRSPGKKGSHFNPYSDLFQPNERKFVVISTLCWTLMVALLYYLGTVVGSLQLLKLYGIPYMIFVMWLDFVTYLHHHGHEQKLPWYRGKEWSYLRGGLTTIDRDYGIFNNIHHDIGTHVIHHLFPQIPHYHLIEATKVAKPVLGKYYREPKKSGPVPFHLIGNLVRSMKHDHYVSDNGEIVYYQTDPKLSNFNGKKDE; translated from the exons ATGCTGGATAAGTTAGATTATATTCTTCGTAAAATATCTCAAAAGAATTTGCTTTATTCTTTCCATACTTCTTTGACGAATCTAAGAATCC GAATGGGGTCTCTTGGAGTGAATTTTGGTTCTCCCAAAGAAGAAATGGAATTGGAATTTGACCCAAGTGCACTTCCTCCCTTTAAGTTGTCTGAAATTAGAGCTGCAATTCCTAAGCATTGTTGGGTTAAAAATCCATGGAAATCCTTAAGTTATGTTCTCAGAGATATTGTTATAGTTTTTGCATTGGTGGCCCTGGCAGTTTTCTTGGATAGTTGGAAATTTTGGCCAGTCTATTGGGTTCTACAGGGTACTATGTTTTGGGCTATCTTTGTTCTTGGACATGATTG TGGTCATGGAAGCTTTTCAGACAGTGCATTTTTAAATAGTGTGGTTGGACACATTCTTCACTCTTCCATCCTTGTACCCTATCATGGATG GAGAATCAGCCATAAAACTCACCATCAGAACCATGGAAATGTTGAAGCTGATGAATCTTGGGTGCCG ATGTCAGAAAAGTTATACAAGGAACTTGATTTTGTTACCAAATTTTTCAGATTCAAGATCCCTTTTCCCCTGTTAGCTTACCCTGCATACTTG ATAAGTAGAAGTCCAGGGAAAAAGGGTTCTCATTTTAATCCATACAGTGATTTGTTTCAACCTAATGAAAGAAAATTTGTTGTAATATCAACGTTGTGCTGGACTCTCATGGTTGCTCTCCTCTACTATCTTGGCACGGTCGTCGGCTCTCTCCAACTGCTTAAGCTTTACGGGATTCCCTACATG ATTTTTGTAATGTGGTTGGATTTTGTGACATATTTGCACCACCATGGCCACGAACAGAAATTGCCTTGGTATCGTGGCAAG GAATGGAGTTATTTACGAGGAGGATTAACTACAATTGATAGAGATTATGGTATTTTCAATAACATTCACCATGATATTGGGACCCATGTCATTCACCATTTATTTCCTCAGATACCACATTATCACCTAATAGAAGCG ACAAAAGTTGCAAAGCCAGTACTTGGGAAATATTACAGGGAGCCAAAAAAATCAGGGCCAGTTCCATTTCATTTGATTGGAAATTTAGTAAGAAGCATGAAGCATGATCATTATGTTAGTGACAATGGAGAAATTGTGTACTACCAGACTGATCCCAAACTCTCCAATTTTAATGGCAAAAAGGATGAGTGA
- the LOC132605801 gene encoding omega-3 fatty acid desaturase, endoplasmic reticulum-like isoform X2, giving the protein MGSLGVNFGSPKEEMELEFDPSALPPFKLSEIRAAIPKHCWVKNPWKSLSYVLRDIVIVFALVALAVFLDSWKFWPVYWVLQGTMFWAIFVLGHDCGHGSFSDSAFLNSVVGHILHSSILVPYHGWRISHKTHHQNHGNVEADESWVPMSEKLYKELDFVTKFFRFKIPFPLLAYPAYLISRSPGKKGSHFNPYSDLFQPNERKFVVISTLCWTLMVALLYYLGTVVGSLQLLKLYGIPYMIFVMWLDFVTYLHHHGHEQKLPWYRGKEWSYLRGGLTTIDRDYGIFNNIHHDIGTHVIHHLFPQIPHYHLIEATKVAKPVLGKYYREPKKSGPVPFHLIGNLVRSMKHDHYVSDNGEIVYYQTDPKLSNFNGKKDE; this is encoded by the exons ATGGGGTCTCTTGGAGTGAATTTTGGTTCTCCCAAAGAAGAAATGGAATTGGAATTTGACCCAAGTGCACTTCCTCCCTTTAAGTTGTCTGAAATTAGAGCTGCAATTCCTAAGCATTGTTGGGTTAAAAATCCATGGAAATCCTTAAGTTATGTTCTCAGAGATATTGTTATAGTTTTTGCATTGGTGGCCCTGGCAGTTTTCTTGGATAGTTGGAAATTTTGGCCAGTCTATTGGGTTCTACAGGGTACTATGTTTTGGGCTATCTTTGTTCTTGGACATGATTG TGGTCATGGAAGCTTTTCAGACAGTGCATTTTTAAATAGTGTGGTTGGACACATTCTTCACTCTTCCATCCTTGTACCCTATCATGGATG GAGAATCAGCCATAAAACTCACCATCAGAACCATGGAAATGTTGAAGCTGATGAATCTTGGGTGCCG ATGTCAGAAAAGTTATACAAGGAACTTGATTTTGTTACCAAATTTTTCAGATTCAAGATCCCTTTTCCCCTGTTAGCTTACCCTGCATACTTG ATAAGTAGAAGTCCAGGGAAAAAGGGTTCTCATTTTAATCCATACAGTGATTTGTTTCAACCTAATGAAAGAAAATTTGTTGTAATATCAACGTTGTGCTGGACTCTCATGGTTGCTCTCCTCTACTATCTTGGCACGGTCGTCGGCTCTCTCCAACTGCTTAAGCTTTACGGGATTCCCTACATG ATTTTTGTAATGTGGTTGGATTTTGTGACATATTTGCACCACCATGGCCACGAACAGAAATTGCCTTGGTATCGTGGCAAG GAATGGAGTTATTTACGAGGAGGATTAACTACAATTGATAGAGATTATGGTATTTTCAATAACATTCACCATGATATTGGGACCCATGTCATTCACCATTTATTTCCTCAGATACCACATTATCACCTAATAGAAGCG ACAAAAGTTGCAAAGCCAGTACTTGGGAAATATTACAGGGAGCCAAAAAAATCAGGGCCAGTTCCATTTCATTTGATTGGAAATTTAGTAAGAAGCATGAAGCATGATCATTATGTTAGTGACAATGGAGAAATTGTGTACTACCAGACTGATCCCAAACTCTCCAATTTTAATGGCAAAAAGGATGAGTGA